The following are encoded in a window of Chionomys nivalis chromosome X, mChiNiv1.1, whole genome shotgun sequence genomic DNA:
- the Pwwp3b gene encoding PWWP domain-containing DNA repair factor 3B: MDADYVLCYWKEQLWPAEVLHRSEIASNSIREKAFSLEVQLLPLGEKITVNSRDTIVLTKSEVEAILSSLAEQSEVKVLPREETAYEKSLKMALEMVTEINQSHESMPDEEDTTRASESEPLELSDSPPPKKYRKLESSLQEDSASILLCSESDDSLADDKMQVYTIHGGIPGEEDSKPPRGFSWYPVYPSFINDDDDDDDDDKKEEKKKIDISTIMSVNLSFKEESEDIKEEKIIVSADDLVVAKEEIQGIHPEAPAGSSECSTFPEDYMDDPGEGPSYLIPCFYGSQNLYGSQNQSSVESEMGAETSPAGCSGDSQVSLPVCSNPVNSDLLLQRSDFEDLEEEAQASDKLPSVNPVSAAALGNDDEDGDEDLPRFILCYETRAFEVGMIVWFKYQKYPFWPAVIKSIRRKERKASVLLVEANMNPQKKGVRVSLRRLKKYDCKEKQALVEKAREEYGESIDWCVSLICDYRVRLGCGSFTGSFFEYYAADISYPVRKIIKQDTFRNIFPKLPNEDTGEQMAMTSHAKKISFQKILPDRMKAARDRANKNLVNFIVNEKGAENHLLGILKGTKKSRWLKSFLNAKSFTPCIETYFEDEDQLDQVVKYLQEIYKQINQKMLTLIKDDKIKFILEVLLPEAIICSISVVDGLDYKAAEAKYLKGPSLGYRERELYDSKIIFEKRRRSLANEAQ, from the coding sequence ATGGATGCTGACTATGTCCTATGTTATTGGAAAGAACAGTTATGGCCAGCAGAAGTCTTACATAGGTCTGAAATTGCGTCAAACAGTATAAGGGAAAAGGCATTTTCTCTGGAAGTTCAGTTACTTCCACTAGGTGAGAAAATTACCGTGAACAGCAGAGACACAATAGTCCTAACTAAATCCGAGGTTGAAGCTATTTTGTCCTCACTAGCAGAACAGTCAGAGGTCAAAGTTCTACCTAGGGAAGAGACAGCCTATGAAAAATCACTGAAAATGGCGCTGGAAATGGTGACAGAGATAAATCAGAGCCACGAAAGCATGCCAGATGAAGAAGACACCACTAGAGCATCTGAAAGTGAACCGCTGGAGCTGTCTGATTCACCTCCCCCTAAAAAGTATCGGAAACTGGAAAGCAGCCTCCAAGAAGACTCAGCCTCCATTTTACTGTGCTCAGAGAGTGATGATTCCCTAGCTGATGATAAGATGCAGGTGTACACAATTCATGGGGGTATTCCAGGTGAAGAGGATTCAAAACCACCCCGAGGCTTCAGCTGGTACCCAGTTTACCCTTCGtttataaatgatgatgatgatgatgatgatgatgataaaaaagaagaaaagaaaaagattgacaTCTCAACAATTATGTCTGTGAATTTATCATTCAAAGAGGAAAGTGAAgacattaaagaagaaaagattattGTATCAGCAGACGATCTGGTTGTAGCCAAAGAAGAGATCCAAGGCATCCACCCAGAAGCCCCAGCAGGTTCCTCTGAGTGCTCCACCTTCCCAGAGGATTATATGGACGATCCTGGAGAGGGCCCATCATATCTGATTCCATGCTTCTATGGCAGCCAGAATCTCTATGGCAGCCAGAATCAATCTTCTGTGGAATCAGAAATGGGTGCTGAGACCTCCCCTGCAGGCTGCTCAGGGGACTCTCAGGTTTCACTTCCTGTCTGTAGTAATCCAGTCAACAGTGACCTACTACTTCAGAGATCAGATTTTGAAGATCTTGAGGAAGAAGCTCAAGCTTCTGACAAGCTACCTTCTGTAAATCCTGTTAGTGCAGCTGCACTAGGCAATGATGACGAGGACGGTGATGAAGACCTCCCCCGCTTCATTCTCTGCTACGAGACGCGGGCATTTGAAGTCGGAATGATAGTGTGGTTTAAATATCAAAAATACCCATTTTGGCCAGCAGTGATAAAAAGCATTAGGCGAAAAGAGAGGAAAGCAAGTGTGCTTTTGGTTGAGGCAAACATGAATCCTCAAAAGAAAGGTGTTAGAGTCTCTTtgagaagattaaaaaaatacgactgtaaagagaagcaggcaCTAGTGGAGAAAGCTAGGGAGGAGTACGGTGAAAGCATCGATTGGTGTGTGTCACTGATTTGCGACTACAGAGTTAGACTAGGTTGTGGATCTTTTACGGGCTCATTCTTTGAGTACTATGCTGCTGACATCAGTTACCCAGTCAGGAAAATAATCAAACAAGACACCTTCAGAAATATCTTTCCAAAGCTACCCAATGAAGACACAGGGGAGCAAATGGCTATGACTTCCCATGCCAAGAAAATATCTTTCCAGAAAATTCTCCCTGACCGGATGAAGGCTGCTCGGGACCGTGCTAACAAGAACCTGGTCAATTTCATTGTCAATGAAAAAGGTGCAGAGAACCATCTCCTGGGCATTTTAAAGGGCACAAAAAAATCCAGATGGCTGAAATCATTTTTGAATGCCAAGAGTTTCACACCCTGTATCGAAACATACTTTGAAGATGAAGATCAACTAGATCAGGTGGTGAAATATCTACAAGAAATCTATAAACAAATCAATCAGAAGATGCTCACTCTGATAAAAGATGACAAAATTAAGTTTATCTTGGAAGTTCTTCTACCAGAAGCTATTATTTGCTCCATTTCTGTAGTTGATGGCTTAGATTATAAGGCGGCTGAGGCAAAGTATCTGAAAGGACCGTCCCTAGGCTATAGGGAGAGAGAATTATATGATTCCAAAATCATATTCGAAAAGAGACGGAGGTCGTTAGCAAACGAAGCTCAGTAA